In Geminocystis sp. NIES-3708, a single window of DNA contains:
- the ovoA gene encoding 5-histidylcysteine sulfoxide synthase: protein MLILNECKKEDIINYLTDSWQTEDLLFKSIINSETFYQNPDSLRNPLIFYLGHSAVFYLNKLVILGLLKESQRINPDYEKLYEMGVDPETPSELQQAIASVKWAKVEELWHYRHQAYKTVINIIEKTPLTLPITPDSVWWGIVMSIEHQKIHIETSSMLIRQLPLELVTKPSQWNYAKSQGKQPQNEMIKVEGGIVTLGKKKKDNLYGWDIDFGEKEVIVNPFQVSKYMITNGEFLEFVNSKGYENENYWDEISWQWKQENNVIYPKFWRKSLDNYYYRLMFDEIDLPLDFPVEVNHHEANAYCCYLSQKSGKNYQLMSEAQWQFLQQKSDYNVNNYNLDFKFISPHPVGSLETARNPQGIYDLRGNVWEWLGDIFTPLSGFKPHYLYEDYSAPFFDDRHYMLIGGSWATNGYEATSYYRNWFRPYFYQHAGFRVVINK, encoded by the coding sequence ATGTTAATTTTAAATGAGTGCAAGAAAGAAGATATTATTAATTATTTAACTGACTCTTGGCAAACAGAAGATTTATTATTTAAAAGTATTATTAACTCTGAAACTTTTTATCAAAATCCTGATTCTTTACGTAATCCCTTAATTTTTTATTTAGGACATTCTGCGGTTTTTTATCTTAATAAATTAGTTATTCTTGGCTTATTAAAAGAAAGTCAACGAATTAATCCAGACTATGAAAAATTATATGAAATGGGAGTAGATCCCGAAACACCATCTGAACTACAACAAGCGATTGCTTCCGTAAAATGGGCAAAAGTAGAAGAATTATGGCATTATCGTCATCAAGCCTATAAAACCGTTATTAATATCATCGAAAAAACTCCTTTAACTTTACCCATAACTCCTGATAGTGTTTGGTGGGGAATAGTTATGAGTATAGAACATCAAAAAATACATATAGAAACTTCCTCGATGTTAATTCGACAACTACCCTTAGAATTAGTAACGAAACCAAGTCAATGGAATTATGCAAAATCTCAAGGAAAACAGCCTCAAAATGAGATGATAAAAGTAGAAGGAGGTATAGTGACATTGGGGAAGAAAAAAAAAGATAATCTTTACGGTTGGGATATTGATTTTGGCGAAAAAGAAGTGATAGTTAATCCTTTTCAAGTTAGTAAATATATGATTACTAACGGCGAATTTTTAGAGTTTGTTAATAGCAAAGGTTATGAGAATGAAAATTATTGGGATGAAATATCATGGCAATGGAAACAAGAAAACAATGTTATTTATCCTAAATTTTGGCGTAAATCGTTAGATAATTATTATTACCGATTGATGTTTGATGAAATTGATTTACCTTTAGATTTTCCAGTAGAAGTAAATCATCATGAAGCTAATGCTTATTGTTGTTATCTATCACAAAAATCGGGAAAAAACTATCAGTTAATGAGTGAAGCACAATGGCAATTTCTTCAACAAAAAAGCGATTATAACGTTAATAACTATAACCTTGATTTCAAATTTATTTCTCCTCATCCCGTGGGTAGTTTAGAAACAGCAAGAAATCCTCAAGGTATTTACGATTTAAGAGGAAACGTCTGGGAATGGTTAGGAGATATTTTTACTCCCTTATCAGGCTTTAAACCTCATTATTTATACGAAGATTATTCTGCACCTTTTTTTGATGATCGTCATTATATGCTCATCGGCGGTTCGTGGGCAACC
- the egtD gene encoding L-histidine N(alpha)-methyltransferase encodes MLIINQEKKINIKYLKSLSTNLDEGVDVIQGLTSIPKSLPSKYFYDRLGSELFEKICDLPEYYPTRTETSILMTASQEIAEITGICELVELGSGSSTKTRLLLSAYDSLGKSWQYVPIDVSSEILKNSALQLHEEYDNLSILGLAGTYEQALLQLPISSLPQRMIIFLGSTLGNFTYEQSDELFNEVRDILQVGDYFLLGIDLQKSVNILENAYNDSRGITAAFNLNMLSHLNACFDGNFDINLFKHQAIYNQENQQIEMYLYAQKNHEVRLDKLDLNINFQENEPVLTEISRKFNLNQMQEFLNNHQLKTIKYWTDKDNYFGLILTQLI; translated from the coding sequence ATGCTGATTATCAATCAAGAGAAAAAAATAAATATTAAGTATTTGAAGAGTCTTTCTACTAATCTTGATGAAGGTGTTGATGTTATTCAAGGTTTAACCAGCATACCCAAAAGTTTACCATCAAAATATTTTTATGATCGCCTCGGTTCAGAATTATTTGAAAAAATTTGCGATTTACCTGAATATTATCCTACTCGCACCGAGACTTCTATTTTAATGACTGCGAGTCAAGAAATTGCCGAGATAACAGGAATTTGCGAATTAGTAGAATTAGGCAGTGGTAGCTCGACGAAAACTCGCCTGTTATTATCCGCTTATGATAGTTTAGGTAAATCTTGGCAATATGTACCTATCGATGTTAGTAGCGAAATCCTGAAAAATAGTGCCTTACAATTGCATGAAGAATATGATAATTTATCCATTTTAGGTTTAGCGGGAACTTATGAACAAGCTTTATTGCAACTTCCTATTTCTTCTTTACCCCAACGGATGATTATTTTTTTAGGGAGTACATTAGGTAATTTTACTTATGAGCAAAGCGATGAGCTTTTTAATGAAGTTCGAGATATATTGCAAGTAGGTGATTATTTTTTGTTGGGCATCGATTTACAAAAATCAGTTAATATTTTAGAAAATGCTTATAACGATAGTCGAGGCATAACGGCCGCATTTAATCTTAATATGTTGTCTCATCTTAACGCTTGTTTTGATGGTAATTTTGACATTAATCTATTTAAACATCAAGCTATTTATAATCAAGAGAATCAACAAATTGAGATGTATTTATATGCTCAAAAAAATCATGAAGTCAGATTAGATAAATTAGACTTAAACATTAATTTTCAAGAAAATGAGCCTGTCTTAACAGAAATTTCTCGAAAGTTTAACTTAAATCAAATGCAAGAATTTTTGAATAATCATCAACTTAAAACTATTAAATATTGGACTGATAAAGATAATTATTTTGGATTAATTTTAACTCAACTAATTTAG
- a CDS encoding spermidine synthase, translating to MAGSQLNADVWISEYITPYDIYVHGITSILAHKKTPYQEMYIVESGAYGKALVLDGKWQSCTGDEFLYHEALVHPAMVNHPNPENVLILGGGEGATTREVFRWNAVKKAMMVDIDGDVVEACRQHLPEMHQGSFDDPRLELIIGDAFNVLDTTEPTWDIIISDLSDPIEEGPSFQLFTKEYFSQLKQVLRENGIVVIQAGPIAPANLHIHGRLVNTLKAVFSNVHAYFAPTCTYGSAWGFAIASESRFDTIPNPEKIDLLLEQKTSNDFRSFDGISLLGMLQTPGYVRQCIEKETEVYSITQPPKFFGKGVNN from the coding sequence ATGGCTGGATCTCAATTAAATGCGGATGTTTGGATTAGTGAATACATCACCCCTTATGATATTTATGTTCACGGTATCACTAGCATTCTCGCCCATAAGAAGACTCCTTATCAAGAAATGTATATTGTGGAAAGTGGTGCTTATGGTAAAGCTTTAGTATTAGATGGGAAATGGCAATCTTGTACGGGAGATGAATTTTTATATCATGAAGCATTAGTACATCCAGCCATGGTTAATCATCCTAATCCTGAAAATGTTTTGATTTTAGGTGGCGGAGAAGGTGCAACTACTAGAGAAGTTTTTCGCTGGAATGCTGTCAAAAAAGCTATGATGGTGGACATTGATGGTGATGTAGTGGAAGCCTGTCGTCAACATTTACCTGAAATGCACCAAGGTTCTTTTGATGATCCTCGTTTAGAATTAATTATCGGTGATGCTTTTAATGTTTTAGATACTACTGAACCTACATGGGATATTATTATTTCCGATTTGTCTGATCCTATCGAAGAAGGTCCTTCTTTTCAACTGTTCACCAAAGAATATTTTTCTCAGTTAAAGCAAGTTTTAAGAGAAAATGGTATTGTTGTAATACAAGCTGGTCCTATTGCCCCAGCAAATCTTCATATTCACGGGCGTTTAGTAAATACTCTTAAAGCTGTGTTTAGCAATGTTCATGCTTATTTTGCCCCAACTTGTACTTATGGCTCGGCATGGGGCTTTGCAATTGCTTCTGAATCAAGATTTGATACTATTCCTAATCCTGAAAAAATTGATCTTTTATTAGAACAAAAAACCAGTAATGATTTTCGTTCTTTTGATGGTATTAGCCTCTTGGGAATGTTACAAACTCCGGGTTATGTCAGACAATGTATTGAGAAAGAAACAGAAGTTTATAGCATTACTCAACCACCCAAATTCTTCGGCAAAGGGGTGAATAATTAA